The following proteins come from a genomic window of Elusimicrobiota bacterium:
- a CDS encoding response regulator — MQKTLEVVFSRLGCQVKVFGLAEAALERLENGERPDVMILDFRLPGISGPQLFRKMGMDETTRSVPVVPFTSHWGGKTVSDLARDWENVATLSITQAMDELTVVKKLPGNDFSVPEQLIMSVANVLKSSPAGLPKKYEAAVLDLVNRVMKHIG, encoded by the coding sequence AAAACGTTGGAAGTCGTTTTTTCAAGGCTGGGATGTCAGGTGAAGGTCTTTGGCCTGGCCGAGGCCGCCCTCGAGCGATTGGAAAACGGAGAACGGCCGGACGTGATGATTTTGGATTTCCGCCTGCCCGGCATTAGCGGGCCCCAGTTGTTCCGAAAAATGGGGATGGATGAAACTACGCGATCTGTCCCCGTGGTGCCATTTACTTCCCATTGGGGAGGGAAAACGGTGTCGGACCTTGCCCGGGATTGGGAAAATGTGGCGACCTTGTCGATAACTCAGGCGATGGATGAATTGACGGTGGTGAAAAAACTTCCGGGGAATGATTTTTCCGTCCCGGAACAGCTGATTATGTCGGTGGCGAACGTTCTGAAATCGTCCCCCGCGGGCCTTCCGAAAAAATACGAAGCTGCCGTGCTTGACTTGGTCAACCGAGTGATGAAACACATCGGTTAA